CCACCGGCGTGGTATTCTCCGCCCGCCCCCAGGCGTCGTGGCCCGCCCGGTCAGACTTCACAAACCGCACGGGCTTGAGCCAGGGGTGGCCCTCTGGTCGTAACCCGAATTGTTCAGCGATCTCACGCTCAAACAGATGAACCTGTGGACAAGCAGGAGTGAGCGACGGAAAGGTTTCCCCCTCCACCCGCATCCGGGCGACCCGGAAATTTCCATCATCCCGGCAGGCCAGCACGGCCATGAGCTCCACCCCTTGCCCATCTTCAGGCAAACGCCCGAAGAAAGCCGCCACATGCGCACCATCGGCCACGGCATCAATCAGGGAACTCCTGAATACCGCCCCCTCCAGCCAGGGGATCTCGCTCCGGGCATGTCTCTCTCCGTTATGAACCGGCAACCACTTCAAAATGGATGTCATGGATGTCCTCCCTCCAAGTACGCCGCAGCCTGTTGCAGAAGGGTATCAAGTGAATGCGGAATCCACACTCCCAACGCTAATGCGAACACAAATAAGATAATGATCGGAATCACCAATTGCGGGCGGTCGCGATAGGGCGTCGCCATCGCCTTGGCCGAGGGAGCCCCTTGAACCACCCGCAGCACCGTCGCCCCCATCCCGATAAACACAATCGCCAGCAGCGCCAGGAAAAGACCGGCCACCCAGTATTTACCGGCGTGAATCGTCCCGATCAGAATGGTGAATTCACTGATAAACGGACCGCCTGGCGGCGACCCGGTGACCATGAGAAATCCCGCCAGAAAGAGCGGACCGGAAATCGGCAACCGCTGCATGGCCCCACGCACGTCGTCCGTGCTTTTGCTCTCGTAAGCTCGATGGATATTACCCGCCGACAGAAACATGACACCTTTGGTCAGGCCGTTGGTGATCATATGCAGCAGAGCGCCATAGGTGGCCACCCCGCCGATCCCGATCCCAAGAACAAGAATGCCCATGTGCTCGACACTGGAATACGCCAGCATCCGTTTAAAATCGCGCTGCCGGATCACAAACACCGCCGCCACTGCCATGGAGAGGAGTCCAATAAAGATGAGGATCTCCCGGGCAAACGCCGCTTCAGGGGCATTACTGCATATCTGATAGAACCGGAGAATCGCAAGAAACGCACAACTCGTCACCCCGCCAGCCAGCAGGGCGCCAACCAACCCCGGCGCCTCCCCATAGGCATCCGGTTTCCAGGTGTGCATCGGCGCCAATCCCATTTTGGTTCCATACCCCACCAACAACAGAACGAACGCCGCATGCAGCCAGGGCGCCGAAAGCCGGGGTGCCAAATGAACCAGATCCTCCAACAACAACGTCGGCTCCAAGCCCTCATGAATCGACGAGTACGCCAAAAAGAAGGTGCCCAGCAGGGCCAGAGCAATACCCACTGAGCCAATCAATAGATATTTCCACGTTGCCTCGAGCGAACGGGGACTGTGATTGAAGAAAAGTAATGGCGCCGTCGCCAGGGTGGTTGCCTCAATGGCCACCCACATCAGTCCGAGATGATGAGCCATAATTACCAGCGTCATCATCCCCAACATGGCCAGCAGACAGGCGCAAAATACCCGGTTGGAACGTTCCTGCCGCAATGCCAGATAGGCGGGCGCATACAGCGAACAGAGAAAAAAGACCGTGCTGACAAATCCCAGCACCAGCGTACTGATGGGATCGAGGACCACCCAGCCCTTCAATGCCGACACGGGCTGCCCCGTCACCGCAAAGCCGGTCAGCAGAAGATGCGTCAACCCCCCCATCGGCACCAGCCAGGGGCGCCACCGGTTGGAGGGAGTGGCCGCCGCCACACAAGCAAATACCAACGGAACTAGAAATAGAAACCAGGCCATTTTTACTCCTTTAACTCAGACAGCATCTGGGTACTCACGGAGGAGAATTCCCTGCTGATTTTATGAATGATGATGCCCATGACAAAAATGGCGACAAACAAGTCGAGCAGCACACCCAGTTCCACCAGGAACGGGATCGCTTCCATCAGGAGCATACCGAAAATAAAGACCCCGTTCTCCAGGATCAGATACCCCACGACCTGCGTAATGGCCTTCGTGCGCGTGGTCAGCATCAGAAACCCGGTCAGCACCGTGGAGAGCGCTGCCGGAACAATCAGAGAGCCCACATCGCCGTGGGCTATGGGCAGGGTTCGGGCGAACAATACCGCCAACCCCGTCCCTACCGCCCCCAGGAAGAGGGAAGCGATGAACCCGACGATCGGCTCCACCTCGCGCCGGATCACCACATCCCGGATCGCATCAAAAAGCATGCGGGGAATCACCACGCCTTTGAGGAGGATGGTCACCAGTGCCATCATCGCCACCCATAACACCAGGGAACCATGCGCGAGAGCGATCAACACACCCAGAAGCATGCCTTGCACCGCGACGGCTTGGATGACCGTGCGCATCCGGCTCGCCCCCAGCGCCACAAAGTTGAGCAATAGCACCAGCACCAAAATAGGATCTATAAATTTATTCATCTTCTACCTCAATAATAAGATCACACCAAAAACCGACAACAGGCAGGCCGCCACGAGAAACGTGGGCACAAATACCATGCGGAAACGTGCCATCACGGATTCCACTACCCCAATGACCACCGCCAGAATCAATATGCCCACCACAAACAAACCCCAGTCGGCCCAGACATTAGCAGCCTCAAACGGGGCCACAACACGCAACAGAACCGCGCCCATCACAAACAGTTTCATCGCGGCACCATACTGGATCATTCCCAGAGCCGGCCCACTATGATCCAACACCATCACCTCGTGAATCATCGTAAGTTCCAGATGCGTATTCGGATCATCAAAAGGAATGCGCGAATTCTCCACCAGCAGCACAATAAATAGACTGGCCGCCACCAGAACCAGTGACGGGGCCGCCACGCCAGCGCCCAGCGGGAACGTCCCATCCAGCATGGTCGTCAATGAAAGGGAGGCCGACAACTTGGCCAACACCAGAAAGCAGAAGAAGAGGGCCGGTTCGGCCAGACATGAGAAGGTGACCTCCCGCGCCGCACCCATTCCCTCAAAAGCCGACCCCGTATCCAGCGCAGCCGATGCTGTGAAAAACCGGCCCAACGCAAAGAGGTAGGCGAACAGAATCATATCGCCGGCAAAGGATACCGGCGCGCTATGGCCCCCAAACGGAATCAACATCCCTGCCAGCAACACCGTGGCCAACCCCACCACAGGACCTGCCCGGAATACCCAGGTGGTGGTAGTGCTGAATACCGAGCCCTTTTTGAATAACCGGATCAAATCATAATAGGGCTGCAGGAAGGGGGGCCCATTCCGTCCGCCGAATAATGCCTTGGTTTTACCAATGACACCCAACAACAGGGGCGGCAACACCAACAGTAAGAAAATGTGCACTAAAATTTGACTCATAAATACACCCTCACCCCAACCCTCTCCCCTCAAGGGAGAGGGAGATAGTTTCACTTATCTCCACAGCAGTAACACGATCAGAAAAATCACGATATACGCCAAATAGGCATGGATATTCCCTGCCTGAAAGAAATGGAACCGCGACGAAATCCTGACCCCGATCTGGTAGGCAGGTCTCAACACCTCATCCAACACCACATCCATCACATGACTGCGAAAATGCATTCGTCCCGGAAATACCGGTTGTTTTTCTGAAACAAGCACTTCTGGCCGCAGTACCCATACAAAAAAGCTGCCGAGCATCTGCGCAAACGAGGAAGCCGTGTACTGCATGTTCGGGGTCGGTGCCGCATACCCGCAATCCCACGTTCCCGCCGCCGTCACCCGGCTCCGGTGAAGACGCCTCACAAGCCCCAGACCGATCAGGAACATCAATCCAATCAGGGTAAACGCCACCATACTGATCCAGCCCAGCGGGGCCAGCGTTCTCAAGGCCGGCAGCTCTGCGTTCAGGCCGGGTACCCACGCCGCAATCCCCAGCTCCAATACCAGGCTCACCGCCCAGGGAAACAGTCCTATACAAAAGCAACAGACAGCCAACACCAGCATCGACCCGGTCATGACTCTCCCGGATTCATGCGCATGACGGGCGGAATCAGACCGGGCCACCCCGAGGAAAATTGCCCCGAACGCCTTCACAAAACAGGCTACGGCCAAAGCCCCGATCAACGCCAGCATGGCAGCGGCAAAGGCGGCCACCCCCCATGACGGTTCGGCCCCTATTCCCAACGTCCTGAACAAGCCCAGATAAATCAGCAATTCGCTTACAAATCCATTCAGGGGTGGCAAGCCGCAAATAGCGACCGCGCCCACGGCAAAAAGCAGGGCCGTAAAGGGCATCACGGCCGCCAGTCCCCCCAGTCGGTCAATCACCCGGGTATGGGTGGAATGAATCACCGAACCCGCGCTCAGGAATAGCAGGGCCTTAAATAATCCATGATTCCAAACATGCAACAAGGCCCCAGCCAACCCCAGCACGATCCACGCCGTCACGTGCAGAGACCTGCCCGCCAGCGCCAGCCCGAGGCCCATCACAATGATACCGATATTTTCAATACTGTGATAAGCCAGAAGCCGTTTGAGATCATGCTGGCCCAGCGCGAACACAACTCCCAACACGCCGGACACTGTCCCCAGCACCAGGAGCGTGCCGCCCCACCAAGCCGGAGGATCGGGCAGCCACGAGACCATGCGAACCAGCCCGTAAATGCCGATTTTAATCAGCACCCCCGACATCATGGCCGAGACATGGCTCGGGGCCATGGCATGAGCGCTCGGCAACCAGATATGAAACGGCATCAGTCCGGCTTTGAACCCAAACGCCACCACCATTAACATAAAGAGCACCGTTGCCATCGTGGGAGTCACCGCCCCGGCGGGTAATGCCCCCAATGCAAACGATCCGGTCGCGACATACCAGATCGCAAACAGCGCAAAAAGACAGAGGGTGGAAAAATGGGTGATCACGAGATACAGCATCCCTGCATCCCGCACCTCCTGATCATGATCCTCTGTGCTGACCAGAAAGAACGCACTCAGCGCCATGACTTCCCAGGCAAACAAAAACAGCAGGGAATTCGCTGCTACCGCCACCCCGGCCAGCCCCGCTGTGACCAGCCCGTAAAATACCCGCAACTTCCGCCCATTGCCGGAATGCTCCGCCTGCGCCCAATACTCCAGCCCATAAATTGACCCGAGCGCCGAAACCAGAAAAATGGGAATCAGGAAAATGACTGCAATCGCATCAAGCCGCATGACCGGAAAGAGTTGCGCTGGTGACCATAGCGCGACTAAAGCGCCCGTAATGCCAAGGGCCGACCCCAGTACTGCCAGCCTCATCGCCAGCCACTGGCCCGCCGCCGGATCACGACGCAGAAATAGACCCGGGACACCGCTGAAGGCATGACACGCTATCCCTAATATGACCAACCATTCACTCATAATTTAACCATGACCGAATAACCTGCCAGGCAAAAGCCAGCAGGAGCACAACAACGAAATACATCATGTAAACCTGGATCTTCCCCTGCTGCAACCAACGCAGTCTGGCAAAACGACCTGCGAGCCAGTTGAATAAAGGCTGATACAACACCCGGCTCAGGGTGTCCGGGTAACTTGTGGTCATTTTACCCGCAACAGGAAATACCTCTCTGGGGGCCACCACATGAGTTTTGGGGCGAAACGATTTTAAAAATAAACGCGACACCATCATTTCTGAAAATGATTGACCGGTATATTGCATACTCGCCGCCGGTGCCATATAGCCGCAGTTCCAGGTCGTATCCGCCGCCACCCCACCGCGCCGTCGTGCAAAGACAAAAAATAACGCCACCAACCCAATCAATCCCCAGATCACCAAATTCACGTCACCCAAAACCGTAAGCGCAGAAGAGGCACTTAAGGCGGCCTCAAACGGTCCCACCGATAAGCCAAAGACCTCCCCAATCACGCCCTCAAAGGCCTTTACAAGAACGCCGGGGATAAGCGCCGCCAGAATGCAGAGTCCGGCGAGAACGGCCAGGGGGGCCGTCATCCAGCGCGATGACTCATGGGCGTGACTCGCTTCGTCACTACGAGGTTCCCCCAGCAGGACGATGCCCACAAGCCTTACGAAGCATAACAACGCCATGGCACCCACCAACGCCAATAACCCAACTCCCAGCAGCATGATCACACTACCCCCACCCGAAAACTCCATGCCCCCGTGAAGCAGCGCCAGATAGATCAGCCACTCGCTGACAAACCCGTTCAATGGCGGAAGGGCGGCAATCGCCACCGCACCTATCACCATGGCCGTACCCGTCCGGGGCATGCGCTTCATCAAGCCGCCCAGCCGCTCCATATCCCTTCCTCCAGCCCCATGCATCACAGAGCCGGCTCCGAGAAACATCAGGCTTTTCATCAGGGAATGATTCCAAATATGTAGAAAAGCACCCGCCAAGCCCAACGCCGCCACCACGGGGTGCTGGCTGGTCAGCCCCCACAATCCAATGCCCAACGCCAGCAAAATGAGGCCCATATTTTCGATGCTGGAATAGGCCAAAGCCCGCTTCAGGTCGCGCTGAAACAACGCAAACGATATTCCTAAAACGGCGCCGACAAACCCGATGGTCACAAACATGGGACCCCACCAGACCGCCGGGGTGCCCAGAAACATCATGACCCGGAACAACCCATAAAGCCCCAGCTTGATCATCACCCCGGACATCAGTGCCGAAACATGACTTGGCGCCGCCGGGTGTGCCTCCGGCAACCAGATATGCAGGGGAACCATGCCCGCCTTGATCCCAAAGCCAACCAGCGCAAGTAACAGAATCACCCGTCCGGCCATGGCACCCGGCACAACAAAGGTGTCAAAGTCGAGCGACCCCGAGGCGCGGCCCAAATACAAAAACATCGCCAGTAAGAAAGCCGCCCCAACATGCGACGCCACCAGATAGATCCATCCGGCAACCCGGACATCCTTTTTTTCGTGCTCAAAGGTCACTAGGAAAAATGCCGACACCGACATCACTTCCCAGGCCATCATAAAGAGAACCGCCTGGCGCGCCAACACCACCAAAGCCATCGCGGCCACAAACAGATTGAAGAAAAACCATGATGCGCCAAGCATCTTGCGATCCCGATACGCCAGCAGATAGTTGCCCCCATACACAGCCGCCAACGCAGAGAGCCCGAAAATAGGGATCAGGAAGAAGGCAGATAAGGCGTCCAGCTGGATATAAAACTCACCCCCCGGCACCGCCCACGGCATACGGAACGACTCGACTCCACCCCCCAGCAATCCCTGAAAAGCAGGCCCCAATCCCAGTAGACACCCCACTACGACCGACCCCACGCCCAACCCGGTTGCCCAACGGGGCGAGCGGCTAAAGATCAACGAAAGCCATCCGCCACACAGCATGATTGCCAAGGCTATCAGCATGATATTCATTTTTTAAGAGCCCGCAACGTGGCAAGAATCTCTTCACGGGGCGCCTGCCGATTCAAAACAACCTTAACCGCCGGATCCAGTAACGCCGAAGCCAACCGTGAAAGCAGATAGAGGTGAACCCGGACCGTCGGAGTGACCAAGGTGAACAGGGTGTGGACCGGTTGATCATCAATCGCACCAAACTCCACCGGCTTTTCGAGAAAACAGAGACAAATCGCAGGGTGATTGACCGAAAGAACAATCGGATTACGAACATGGGGAATAGCCACGCCATCGCCAATCCCCGTTGATGCCATGGCCTCGCGCGCCATGAGCACCCGGAGCAGGAAGTCCCGATCCATATCAGAAGGTAACTTCATCACCTCCACTGCGGACCGCAATACGGACTCCTTGTCATTCCCCGCCACGCGGTAAAAGATCCCCCCCGCCTCGATCGAATCAGCAAGATCCGGCATCAGTTCGATGGAGGTATCGGGCTCCTGAAAGATTTCCGCGGAAACATTTATTTTCTGCGCATTGGCCCATTCCAGGAGCTCAGCCCGGTTGAACCGGTACTGATCGTTGACCTTGTACGCCGGAAGTTGCCCCTGTTGAATCCACCGATAGATGGATTTCTCAGAAACATTCAGAATTCTCGCCACATCATGAACACCTAGTTGCATGGTTTCACCAAAAGTATTGATTAGACATTTGAGGACATTAAATACGCCCGTGTCACTTAAAAGTCAATTGGGTGATATGGAAAAGTCAACGAGGAGGTGGGGGATGTTCGGCCATTACTTGCGGAGGAATAGCTGCGAGACATCTGCCACAGGGGGGTGTGGCATCATCAATGACACGCACCACCTCGCTCGTTGACGAGGCAGATCATTGCAAAATGCATTTTTTCATCAATCAGGGAGTCCCTGATTGTTACATCAGGGTTTTCCACATGAATCGATCACCTCACATTTGGAATATTTTTCACTCCGATCGAGAAATCGTTGACATTCTCATATAAATTTATTAATGAGTGAGTGCTTACTTTTTAAAGAACTAGAGTTTTGCCATGTCCAGACCAGTATCCATACAACCTGATGCGATTCTTGAGGCGGCCCGTAAGGTCTTTATGACCCACGGGTACAAAGCCAGTACCGCACTTATTGCCAAGGCGGCGGACGTGTCAGAAGGATCTCTGTTCAAACACTACAAGAGTAAATGCAATCTATTCCTTGCCGCCATGAATGTGGACGGGAATGTCCCCTCATGGAGTGATTGCCTACTAACGTCCGCCGGAAAAGGCGATATCCGGGCCACGCTTGAAACAGCGGGAACGCAGCTTCTCAAACACCTTCGCCTGATTTTGCCCCGCATCATGATGATCACTTCAAGTGGTGTTACTATTCCCAAGCATCATTCTCCGGATGAACTCCCTCCGCCTATTCAAAAAATGGAGGTGCTGTGTAGATACTTTAACTTGGAAATCAAAGCCGGCCGCATGGAAATGGAATCCCCGGAAATTCAGGCTCAGGCTTTTCTGGGAGCCCTTTCTCACTACGCCTGGTGCGAGACGCTGTTTGGCTACACGCCAGCCGCCCCTGATGACTATATCCGTAACGTTGTAGACATTCTAGTAAAGGCCACTCATACCAAAAAATCGGGTCGAAAATTATGAAAATACTTTCCCTTCAATTACTCTCCACCTCCCTGTTGGCTGGTTTGATCACCGGTTGTGTGCAAGCTCCTCCGCCCCCTTCGGCTACCACGGCCTGGGATGCGCCCAATGATGCCCACCGCAAGGATCTCGTCTGGGAAGCCGTGCGGGCCGAGACGCCCACCGACCTTTCCAAGCCTCTGTCTCTACCGGATATCGTGGATCTGGCCCTTCATAATAATGCCGCCACCAGTAAGGCCTGGCAGGAAGCCCGCGCGGCTTCCGAGCAGGTCCGGTTCGCTGAGGGCTACTTCATGCCCAGCGTCACCGCCGGGGCGGGAATGACCCGAACCACCACTGATGCCCGGCCCGAAAGCTTTAGCCAGAACAATCTGACTTATGGGCCCAGCCTGCAGTTGAGTTATCTTGTTTTCAACTTCGGCGGGGGCCGCAGTGCTGCCGTTGAACAGGCGCTCCAAACCGTTTATGCCAGTAATTTTGCCTTTAACCGAACCATTCAGGATACCCTCCTGACCGCTGAGATCGCTTATTATAGAGTGATCAGCGCCCAGGCGGCGGTGGAAGCGGCCGCCACAAACGCCTCGGACACCAAGGTCATCCTAGAAGCGGCAACCGAACGCCGTAAAGCTGGTGTCGGCGTGGATCTGGAAGTGCTTCAAGCGCAAACCCTTTACGATCAAACACTTTACGCGCTGGCGAATGCCCAAGGACTGCAAAAGATCAGCTGGGGCCTGCTGGCGCAGGCCGCAGGGCTGCCGGCTGATACGATGCTCCACATCGCCGCACCCTCCACGACTATCCCCGTATCGCTCTCCA
Above is a window of bacterium DNA encoding:
- a CDS encoding NADH-quinone oxidoreductase subunit C; protein product: MTSILKWLPVHNGERHARSEIPWLEGAVFRSSLIDAVADGAHVAAFFGRLPEDGQGVELMAVLACRDDGNFRVARMRVEGETFPSLTPACPQVHLFEREIAEQFGLRPEGHPWLKPVRFVKSDRAGHDAWGRAENTTPV
- a CDS encoding proton-conducting transporter membrane subunit, encoding MAWFLFLVPLVFACVAAATPSNRWRPWLVPMGGLTHLLLTGFAVTGQPVSALKGWVVLDPISTLVLGFVSTVFFLCSLYAPAYLALRQERSNRVFCACLLAMLGMMTLVIMAHHLGLMWVAIEATTLATAPLLFFNHSPRSLEATWKYLLIGSVGIALALLGTFFLAYSSIHEGLEPTLLLEDLVHLAPRLSAPWLHAAFVLLLVGYGTKMGLAPMHTWKPDAYGEAPGLVGALLAGGVTSCAFLAILRFYQICSNAPEAAFAREILIFIGLLSMAVAAVFVIRQRDFKRMLAYSSVEHMGILVLGIGIGGVATYGALLHMITNGLTKGVMFLSAGNIHRAYESKSTDDVRGAMQRLPISGPLFLAGFLMVTGSPPGGPFISEFTILIGTIHAGKYWVAGLFLALLAIVFIGMGATVLRVVQGAPSAKAMATPYRDRPQLVIPIIILFVFALALGVWIPHSLDTLLQQAAAYLEGGHP
- a CDS encoding hydrogenase, translated to MNKFIDPILVLVLLLNFVALGASRMRTVIQAVAVQGMLLGVLIALAHGSLVLWVAMMALVTILLKGVVIPRMLFDAIRDVVIRREVEPIVGFIASLFLGAVGTGLAVLFARTLPIAHGDVGSLIVPAALSTVLTGFLMLTTRTKAITQVVGYLILENGVFIFGMLLMEAIPFLVELGVLLDLFVAIFVMGIIIHKISREFSSVSTQMLSELKE
- a CDS encoding NADH-quinone oxidoreductase subunit H, which produces MSQILVHIFLLLVLPPLLLGVIGKTKALFGGRNGPPFLQPYYDLIRLFKKGSVFSTTTTWVFRAGPVVGLATVLLAGMLIPFGGHSAPVSFAGDMILFAYLFALGRFFTASAALDTGSAFEGMGAAREVTFSCLAEPALFFCFLVLAKLSASLSLTTMLDGTFPLGAGVAAPSLVLVAASLFIVLLVENSRIPFDDPNTHLELTMIHEVMVLDHSGPALGMIQYGAAMKLFVMGAVLLRVVAPFEAANVWADWGLFVVGILILAVVIGVVESVMARFRMVFVPTFLVAACLLSVFGVILLLR
- a CDS encoding proton-conducting transporter membrane subunit, with translation MSEWLVILGIACHAFSGVPGLFLRRDPAAGQWLAMRLAVLGSALGITGALVALWSPAQLFPVMRLDAIAVIFLIPIFLVSALGSIYGLEYWAQAEHSGNGRKLRVFYGLVTAGLAGVAVAANSLLFLFAWEVMALSAFFLVSTEDHDQEVRDAGMLYLVITHFSTLCLFALFAIWYVATGSFALGALPAGAVTPTMATVLFMLMVVAFGFKAGLMPFHIWLPSAHAMAPSHVSAMMSGVLIKIGIYGLVRMVSWLPDPPAWWGGTLLVLGTVSGVLGVVFALGQHDLKRLLAYHSIENIGIIVMGLGLALAGRSLHVTAWIVLGLAGALLHVWNHGLFKALLFLSAGSVIHSTHTRVIDRLGGLAAVMPFTALLFAVGAVAICGLPPLNGFVSELLIYLGLFRTLGIGAEPSWGVAAFAAAMLALIGALAVACFVKAFGAIFLGVARSDSARHAHESGRVMTGSMLVLAVCCFCIGLFPWAVSLVLELGIAAWVPGLNAELPALRTLAPLGWISMVAFTLIGLMFLIGLGLVRRLHRSRVTAAGTWDCGYAAPTPNMQYTASSFAQMLGSFFVWVLRPEVLVSEKQPVFPGRMHFRSHVMDVVLDEVLRPAYQIGVRISSRFHFFQAGNIHAYLAYIVIFLIVLLLWR
- a CDS encoding proton-conducting transporter membrane subunit; protein product: MLIALAIMLCGGWLSLIFSRSPRWATGLGVGSVVVGCLLGLGPAFQGLLGGGVESFRMPWAVPGGEFYIQLDALSAFFLIPIFGLSALAAVYGGNYLLAYRDRKMLGASWFFFNLFVAAMALVVLARQAVLFMMAWEVMSVSAFFLVTFEHEKKDVRVAGWIYLVASHVGAAFLLAMFLYLGRASGSLDFDTFVVPGAMAGRVILLLALVGFGIKAGMVPLHIWLPEAHPAAPSHVSALMSGVMIKLGLYGLFRVMMFLGTPAVWWGPMFVTIGFVGAVLGISFALFQRDLKRALAYSSIENMGLILLALGIGLWGLTSQHPVVAALGLAGAFLHIWNHSLMKSLMFLGAGSVMHGAGGRDMERLGGLMKRMPRTGTAMVIGAVAIAALPPLNGFVSEWLIYLALLHGGMEFSGGGSVIMLLGVGLLALVGAMALLCFVRLVGIVLLGEPRSDEASHAHESSRWMTAPLAVLAGLCILAALIPGVLVKAFEGVIGEVFGLSVGPFEAALSASSALTVLGDVNLVIWGLIGLVALFFVFARRRGGVAADTTWNCGYMAPAASMQYTGQSFSEMMVSRLFLKSFRPKTHVVAPREVFPVAGKMTTSYPDTLSRVLYQPLFNWLAGRFARLRWLQQGKIQVYMMYFVVVLLLAFAWQVIRSWLNYE
- a CDS encoding PTS sugar transporter subunit IIA gives rise to the protein MQLGVHDVARILNVSEKSIYRWIQQGQLPAYKVNDQYRFNRAELLEWANAQKINVSAEIFQEPDTSIELMPDLADSIEAGGIFYRVAGNDKESVLRSAVEVMKLPSDMDRDFLLRVLMAREAMASTGIGDGVAIPHVRNPIVLSVNHPAICLCFLEKPVEFGAIDDQPVHTLFTLVTPTVRVHLYLLSRLASALLDPAVKVVLNRQAPREEILATLRALKK
- a CDS encoding TetR/AcrR family transcriptional regulator — protein: MSRPVSIQPDAILEAARKVFMTHGYKASTALIAKAADVSEGSLFKHYKSKCNLFLAAMNVDGNVPSWSDCLLTSAGKGDIRATLETAGTQLLKHLRLILPRIMMITSSGVTIPKHHSPDELPPPIQKMEVLCRYFNLEIKAGRMEMESPEIQAQAFLGALSHYAWCETLFGYTPAAPDDYIRNVVDILVKATHTKKSGRKL
- a CDS encoding TolC family protein, yielding MKILSLQLLSTSLLAGLITGCVQAPPPPSATTAWDAPNDAHRKDLVWEAVRAETPTDLSKPLSLPDIVDLALHNNAATSKAWQEARAASEQVRFAEGYFMPSVTAGAGMTRTTTDARPESFSQNNLTYGPSLQLSYLVFNFGGGRSAAVEQALQTVYASNFAFNRTIQDTLLTAEIAYYRVISAQAAVEAAATNASDTKVILEAATERRKAGVGVDLEVLQAQTLYDQTLYALANAQGLQKISWGLLAQAAGLPADTMLHIAAPSTTIPVSLSNQEMRHFIDAALERRPDLAALRASLAAREAAIKVANASRWPSLYLNGSIARDYYEPYGLSNRETFANDWSYIGGVSVKWNIFDGFQTLSTKRTAEAQAEATRAQLKQAELGASAEIWTRFQNYETALRLQDFSLSALTSATAAQQLAIDSYKSGVKSILDVLSAETQLAQARSQQIVARQEVFTALAHLAHATGLIEKGIK